In the Carassius auratus strain Wakin chromosome 50, ASM336829v1, whole genome shotgun sequence genome, one interval contains:
- the LOC113066858 gene encoding cat eye syndrome critical region protein 2-like isoform X2, giving the protein MSLGCITSVEEIQSWWEVPGIAHFCSLFRTAFNLPDFEIEELEQALLKQDKDFLSDLLCSLLKGCYQRRDITIQSFSSYLEDIINYRWELEEGKANPLKEHPFEELPPRTQVEVLHRLCDYRLDAADVFDRLKGLDSDSLRVEPLGQDGNGALYWYFYGTRLYKEEPVEAMSPHYSDSYDKKRRGRPPKKSEDRLAMEEEEEEDTVKEEDESVEEPKPATDRGAWSLVCSTEEQWVNLAESIKDKISPQDRHLYRIITQNFLPEISNMIEQKEKEIKHKLLNPPNEHNSHCNTEQNGSKENETRATTEVDKQREEDLERQVLLAEQRQEEERLLQEEREREEQERVKAVEERARRRKQREEKAWLLSQGKELPPELLNLETPSLSRRARRTKELYDIDDDYTALYKVLDALKAHKDAWPFMEPVDESYAPNYHEIIQTPMDLSTIERKLNDGEYVAKDEFVADVKLMFENCLEYNGEESEYTIMAESLERCFSRALLKHFPAEDGDTDEEFHVNSEDRDRKDKKKSKSHKQFGPESLIRATEQVQKRKTSNSGKGNYQQQDKPTSTLQHPPPYYINGPPHPHNIHPGQQQSGMLHPVQQFQQTAGPLGPRIYAQRMMIDPQYPYPGQRPLMSRPPMDHGTQHIPHYNMQGSQINGPNLGPRYPIRLDDQPLQHPHQQHSYPGPTHGPSLGPRPMTLQPGGLCAPPPEGNMYPSWQHPEGQSMQPVGNRYPRPGVPMHSSYSPYGPHSMHVPRMWPPMNNQGQQTPGGPMMQEQSSTSQHPYNNNMIHPPHSTGYAVTNGQYRMPSVGSQSPIGQRQPGPPQVLRQHLASMLDSPEMIALQQLSASSSPPVENIQPTPQCGGNTLASDALSSQENQLIRPSISPKGSSPKSDDKQSTGENASTEDDMLSPLNPTEKSEQPLLGTVPASVSNSSTEDPSQNEKKHILSNKEKTHNSDHPNSQTQPGRPQQKSVNDSSLPLNGPLPVPHKIPNEIPQYPSQQIHKNVPQQFIQNSSQRQFQNVPSHILQNLSQQMSQNDSHQHPQNISQIPNNRPIRGPQVGPLHGMPQIPPQGGQPGVYQPATLSSLPPSHPVSHPLAHPSPADQGDQRPCEPTSRNVSVGSTASKDSSNADIRNDHASVLYKPQPFSPESQTQLGRQELAPLHNQAPPIHTQGPESNIVTRYGATEPAHQHFGPQMGRALNPPDHQPYQNQGPPSQGNNPHQNPVHYPSYHQQGGPYQYRMATQHHQGQSSMYPQFQQQQFYHHPQNGRPGFPSEEWPRPPYHPQHPMMPNSYPSPSTGSFNGRHTDSSVSPHGSDQSAEGLMSPIPLPDGSHTSALENREDGSPAKQARTEEPSERSESPKEILDLDSHNATAQHRTSAQPHPSFPYGPQSMYPSMQRSGAPPSHMVASEPYSSQQFPSGHFAPQHPHPHLMEALQRHRHLHLPFSPGQTRMAMYRHPNVAGHFQGMMVAQRAVVAEHLLHTGHQMLGTASPNGRGNKLV; this is encoded by the exons gattcaGTCTTTTAGCAGCTATCTGGAAGACATTATCAATTACCGGTGGGAACTAGAAGAAGGGAAGGCCAATCCCCTGAAGGAGCACCCATTTGAAGAGCTGCCACCACGCACACAGGTGGAAGTCTTGCACAGACTCTGTGACTATCGTCTTGATGCTGCTGATGTCTTTGACCGGCTCAAG GGCCTGGATTCAGACAGTTTACGTGTTGAGCCTCTGGGCCAAGATGGGAATGGAGCCCTGTATTGGTACTTTTATGGTACACGGCTGTACAAAGAGGAGCCAGTCGAAGCAATGTCTCCCCACTACAG TGACAGTTATGACAAGAAAAGAAGAGGGAGGCCACCAAAGAAGTCTGAAGATAGACTGGCCAT ggaggaggaggaggaggaagacacTGTGAAGGAAGAGGATGAAAGTGTTGAGGAGCCCAAGCCTGCAACAG ATCGTGGGGCCTGGTCTCTGGTGTGTAGCACAGAGGAGCAGTGGGTCAATCTGGCTGAAAGTATTAAGGACAAAATCTCTCCTCAGGACCGGCACCTGTACCGTATCATCACTCAGAACTTCCTGCCTGAGATCAGTAACATGATTGAACAAAAG GAGAAAGAAATAAAGCACAAACTACTAAATCCACCCAACGAACACAACAGCCATTGTAACACTGAACAAAATGGCAGCAAAGAGAATGAG ACACGAGCCACAACTGAGGTGGACAAGCAGAGGGAGGAGGACCTGGAAAGGCAAGTCCTGCTCGCTGAACAACGGCAAGAAGAAGAAAGACTGCTTCAGGAAGAACGGGAGAGAGAGGAACAGGAGCGAGTCAAAGCTGTCGAGG AGCGTGCACGTAGAAGGAAGCAGCGAGAGGAGAAGGCCTGGTTGCTCTCTCAAGGAAAAGAACTTCCTCCTGAGCTGCTGAATCTGGAGACTCCCTCACTTAGTCGCCGAGCACGTCGCACCAAAGAACT TTATGACATAGACGATGATTACACTGCTCTCTACAAAG TGTTGGATGCCCTCAAAGCTCACAAAGATGCCTGGCCTTTCATGGAGCCTGTTGATGAGTCTTACGCTCCCAACTATCATGAAATCATACAG ACTCCAATGGACCTGTCCACCATTGAGAGAAAGCTGAATGATGGGGAGTACGTTGCCAAGGATGAGTTTGTGGCCGATGTAAAGCTTATGTTTGAGAACTGTCTGGAATACAATGGAGAAGAGAGTG AATACACAATAATGGCTGAGTCCTTGGAACGCTGCTTTAGCCGGGCCCTACTGAAGCACTTCCCTGCCGAGGATGGTGACACGGATGAAGAGTTTCACGTTAACAGTGAGGACCGGGACCGCAAGGATAAGAAAAAGAGCAAAAGTCACAAACAGTTTGGTCCTGAGAGCTTGATCAGAGCCACTGAGCAAGTTCAAAAACGCAAAACGTCCAATAGTGGAAAGGGAAATTATCAGCAACAAGACAAACCCACATCTACTTTACAACACCCTCCCCCATACTACATCAATGGTCCCCCACATCCTCATAACATCCACCCAGGGCAGCAACAGTCTGGCATGTTACATCCTGTTCAACAG TTTCAACAAACTGCAGGTCCTTTAGGACCAAGAATTTATGCTCAACGAATGATGATTGACCCCCAGTATCCATATCCTGGACAGAGACCCCTCATGTCCAGGCCACCAATGGATCATGGAACTCAGCATATACCTCACTACAACATGCAG GGTTCTCAAATAAATGGTCCAAATCTTGGTCCTAGATACCCAATTAGACTTGATGATCAACCACTACAACATCCACATCAGCAACATTCTTATCCCGGTCCTACTCATGGTCCTTCTCTTGGCCCAAGGCCAATGACCCTTCAGCCTGGAGGCCTCTGTGCCCCTCCACCTGAAGGCAACATGTACCCTTCTTGGCAACATCCAGAAGGGCAGTCCATGCAGCCTGTGGGGAACCGGTATCCCAGGCCAGGTGTCCCAATGCATAGTTCCTACTCTCCTTATGGCCCCCATAGCATGCATGTGCCCAGGATGTGGCCACCCATGAACAATCAGGGGCAGCAGACACCTGGTGGACCTATGATGCAAGAACAGAGTTCAACTAGCCAGCATCCATACAATAACAACATGATCCATCCTCCACACAGTACTGGTTATGCAGTGACAAATGGTCAATATAGAATGCCCTCTGTCGGCTCCCAAAGTCCTATTGGCCAAAGACAACCAGGGCCTCCTCAGGTATTGAGGCAACATTTGGCTTCCATGCTTGATAGTCCAGAGATGATTGCCCTCCAGCAACTCTCTGCCTCATCGTCTCCTCCTGTTGAGAACATTCAGCCTACCCCACAATGTGGTGGTAATACTTTAGCTTCTGATGCGTTGTCTTCTCAAGAAAACCAGCTCATCAGGCCTTCCATATCCCCCAAAG GTTCAAGTCCAAAATCTGATGATAAACAGTCAACTGGAGAAAATGCCTCGACTGAAGATGACATGCTTTCTCCTCTTAATCCAACAGAAAAATCTGAGCAACCACTTCTAGGAACAGTTCCGGCATCAGTGTCCAATTCTAGCACAGAAGATCCTAGTCAGAATGAAAAGAAACATATACTGTCAAATAAAGAGAAAACCCACAACAGTGATCACCCAAATTCTCAAACCCAACCAGGTCGCCCACAGCAAAAATCTGTGAATGACTCTTCATTACCCCTAAATGGTCCTCTGCCAGTGCCTCATAAAATCCCAAATGAAATTCCCCAGTATCCCTCTCAACAAATCCATAAAAATGTTCCACAACAATTTATTCAGAATAGTTCTCAACGACAGTTTCAGAATGTTCCTTCACATATTCTGCAGAATCTTTCTCAACAGATGTCACAAAATGATTCTCATCAGCATCCTCAGAACATCTCACAAATACCAAACAATAGACCAATCAGAGGGCCACAGGTGGGACCTCTTCATGGAATGCCACAGATTCCACCTCAGGGGGGTCAGCCTGGTGTTTATCAGCCTGCTACCCTCAGCTCTCTACCTCCTAGCCACCCTGTATCACATCCACTTGCTCATCCCTCTCCAGCTGATCAGGGAGACCAAAGACCTTGTGAGCCTACAAGCAGGAATGTGTCAGTTGGGAGTACAGCCTCCAAGGATAGCAGCAATGCTGACATTAGGAATGATCATGCCAGTGTGCTTTACAAACCACAGCCCTTCAGTCCAGAGTCACAAACCCAACTAGGAAGGCAGGAGCTAGCACCCCTTCACAATCAGGCTCCTCCAATACACACTCAGGGTCCAGAGAGTAACATTGTGACCAGATATGGTGCAACTGAGCCAGCACATCAACACTTTGGTCCACAGATGGGTAGAGCATTAAACCCACCAGATCATCAGCCTTACCAAAACCAGGGACCACCATCACAGGGAAATAACCCTCATCAAAATCCTGTACACTATCCTTCTTATCACCAGCAAGGTGGTCCATACCAGTATCGCATGGCCACACAGCATCATCAAGGCCAATCCAGCATGTATCCTCAGTTCCAGCAGCAGCAGTTCTATCACCACCCACAAAATGGCAGACCTGGATTTCCATCTGAGGAGTGGCCTAGACCTCCCTACCACCCTCAGCACCCAATGATGCCCAATTCTTACCCATCACCATCCACTGGAAGTTTTAATGGCCGACACACGGACAGTAGTGTGTCTCCACATGGCTCAGATCAATCTGCTGAAGGTTTAATGTCACCTATTCCTTTACCTGATGGGTCCCATACCAGTGCATTGGAAAACAGAGAGGATGGCAGCCCTGCCAAGCAGGCAAGGACTGAAGAGCCTTCTGAACGGTCTGAGAGCCCAAAGGAGATCTTGGACCTGGACAGCCACAATGCTACAGCCCAGCATCGTACTTCAGCTCAGCCACACCCCAGTTTCCCATATGGGCCTCAAAGCATGTATCCCAGCATGCAGCGGAGTGGTGCTCCTCCATCCCATATGGTGGCAAGTGAGCCGTATTCTAGTCAGCAGTTTCCCAGTGGACATTTTGCACCACAGCATCCTCATCCACATTTGATGGAAGCTTTACAGAGGCACAGGCACCTGCACCTGCCTTTCTCTCCAGGCCAAACTCGCATGGCTATGTACAGGCATCCAAATGTTGCAGGGCACTTCCAGGGAATGATGGTTGCTCAAAGAGCAGTGGTTGCAGAACACTTACTTCACACTGG GCACCAGATGTTGGGTACAGCATCTCCCAATGGCCGAGGAAACAAACTAGTTTGA
- the LOC113066858 gene encoding cat eye syndrome critical region protein 2 homolog isoform X4 — MSLGCITSVEEIQSWWEVPGIAHFCSLFRTAFNLPDFEIEELEQALLKQDKDFLSDLLCSLLKGCYQRRDITIQSFSSYLEDIINYRWELEEGKANPLKEHPFEELPPRTQVEVLHRLCDYRLDAADVFDRLKGLDSDSLRVEPLGQDGNGALYWYFYGTRLYKEEPVEAMSPHYSDSYDKKRRGRPPKKSEDRLAMEEEEEEDTVKEEDESVEEPKPATDRGAWSLVCSTEEQWVNLAESIKDKISPQDRHLYRIITQNFLPEISNMIEQKEKEIKHKLLNPPNEHNSHCNTEQNGSKENEQTRATTEVDKQREEDLERQVLLAEQRQEEERLLQEEREREEQERVKAVEERARRRKQREEKAWLLSQGKELPPELLNLETPSLSRRARRTKELYDIDDDYTALYKVLDALKAHKDAWPFMEPVDESYAPNYHEIIQTPMDLSTIERKLNDGEYVAKDEFVADVKLMFENCLEYNGEESEYTIMAESLERCFSRALLKHFPAEDGDTDEEFHVNSEDRDRKDKKKSKSHKQFGPESLIRATEQVQKRKTSNSGKGNYQQQDKPTSTLQHPPPYYINGPPHPHNIHPGQQQSGMLHPVQQFQQTAGPLGPRIYAQRMMIDPQYPYPGQRPLMSRPPMDHGTQHIPHYNMQGSQINGPNLGPRYPIRLDDQPLQHPHQQHSYPGPTHGPSLGPRPMTLQPGGLCAPPPEGNMYPSWQHPEGQSMQPVGNRYPRPGVPMHSSYSPYGPHSMHVPRMWPPMNNQGQQTPGGPMMQEQSSTSQHPYNNNMIHPPHSTGYAVTNGQYRMPSVGSQSPIGQRQPGPPQVLRQHLASMLDSPEMIALQQLSASSSPPVENIQPTPQCGGNTLASDALSSQENQLIRPSISPKEKSEQPLLGTVPASVSNSSTEDPSQNEKKHILSNKEKTHNSDHPNSQTQPGRPQQKSVNDSSLPLNGPLPVPHKIPNEIPQYPSQQIHKNVPQQFIQNSSQRQFQNVPSHILQNLSQQMSQNDSHQHPQNISQIPNNRPIRGPQVGPLHGMPQIPPQGGQPGVYQPATLSSLPPSHPVSHPLAHPSPADQGDQRPCEPTSRNVSVGSTASKDSSNADIRNDHASVLYKPQPFSPESQTQLGRQELAPLHNQAPPIHTQGPESNIVTRYGATEPAHQHFGPQMGRALNPPDHQPYQNQGPPSQGNNPHQNPVHYPSYHQQGGPYQYRMATQHHQGQSSMYPQFQQQQFYHHPQNGRPGFPSEEWPRPPYHPQHPMMPNSYPSPSTGSFNGRHTDSSVSPHGSDQSAEGLMSPIPLPDGSHTSALENREDGSPAKQARTEEPSERSESPKEILDLDSHNATAQHRTSAQPHPSFPYGPQSMYPSMQRSGAPPSHMVASEPYSSQQFPSGHFAPQHPHPHLMEALQRHRHLHLPFSPGQTRMAMYRHPNVAGHFQGMMVAQRAVVAEHLLHTGHQMLGTASPNGRGNKLV, encoded by the exons gattcaGTCTTTTAGCAGCTATCTGGAAGACATTATCAATTACCGGTGGGAACTAGAAGAAGGGAAGGCCAATCCCCTGAAGGAGCACCCATTTGAAGAGCTGCCACCACGCACACAGGTGGAAGTCTTGCACAGACTCTGTGACTATCGTCTTGATGCTGCTGATGTCTTTGACCGGCTCAAG GGCCTGGATTCAGACAGTTTACGTGTTGAGCCTCTGGGCCAAGATGGGAATGGAGCCCTGTATTGGTACTTTTATGGTACACGGCTGTACAAAGAGGAGCCAGTCGAAGCAATGTCTCCCCACTACAG TGACAGTTATGACAAGAAAAGAAGAGGGAGGCCACCAAAGAAGTCTGAAGATAGACTGGCCAT ggaggaggaggaggaggaagacacTGTGAAGGAAGAGGATGAAAGTGTTGAGGAGCCCAAGCCTGCAACAG ATCGTGGGGCCTGGTCTCTGGTGTGTAGCACAGAGGAGCAGTGGGTCAATCTGGCTGAAAGTATTAAGGACAAAATCTCTCCTCAGGACCGGCACCTGTACCGTATCATCACTCAGAACTTCCTGCCTGAGATCAGTAACATGATTGAACAAAAG GAGAAAGAAATAAAGCACAAACTACTAAATCCACCCAACGAACACAACAGCCATTGTAACACTGAACAAAATGGCAGCAAAGAGAATGAG CAGACACGAGCCACAACTGAGGTGGACAAGCAGAGGGAGGAGGACCTGGAAAGGCAAGTCCTGCTCGCTGAACAACGGCAAGAAGAAGAAAGACTGCTTCAGGAAGAACGGGAGAGAGAGGAACAGGAGCGAGTCAAAGCTGTCGAGG AGCGTGCACGTAGAAGGAAGCAGCGAGAGGAGAAGGCCTGGTTGCTCTCTCAAGGAAAAGAACTTCCTCCTGAGCTGCTGAATCTGGAGACTCCCTCACTTAGTCGCCGAGCACGTCGCACCAAAGAACT TTATGACATAGACGATGATTACACTGCTCTCTACAAAG TGTTGGATGCCCTCAAAGCTCACAAAGATGCCTGGCCTTTCATGGAGCCTGTTGATGAGTCTTACGCTCCCAACTATCATGAAATCATACAG ACTCCAATGGACCTGTCCACCATTGAGAGAAAGCTGAATGATGGGGAGTACGTTGCCAAGGATGAGTTTGTGGCCGATGTAAAGCTTATGTTTGAGAACTGTCTGGAATACAATGGAGAAGAGAGTG AATACACAATAATGGCTGAGTCCTTGGAACGCTGCTTTAGCCGGGCCCTACTGAAGCACTTCCCTGCCGAGGATGGTGACACGGATGAAGAGTTTCACGTTAACAGTGAGGACCGGGACCGCAAGGATAAGAAAAAGAGCAAAAGTCACAAACAGTTTGGTCCTGAGAGCTTGATCAGAGCCACTGAGCAAGTTCAAAAACGCAAAACGTCCAATAGTGGAAAGGGAAATTATCAGCAACAAGACAAACCCACATCTACTTTACAACACCCTCCCCCATACTACATCAATGGTCCCCCACATCCTCATAACATCCACCCAGGGCAGCAACAGTCTGGCATGTTACATCCTGTTCAACAG TTTCAACAAACTGCAGGTCCTTTAGGACCAAGAATTTATGCTCAACGAATGATGATTGACCCCCAGTATCCATATCCTGGACAGAGACCCCTCATGTCCAGGCCACCAATGGATCATGGAACTCAGCATATACCTCACTACAACATGCAG GGTTCTCAAATAAATGGTCCAAATCTTGGTCCTAGATACCCAATTAGACTTGATGATCAACCACTACAACATCCACATCAGCAACATTCTTATCCCGGTCCTACTCATGGTCCTTCTCTTGGCCCAAGGCCAATGACCCTTCAGCCTGGAGGCCTCTGTGCCCCTCCACCTGAAGGCAACATGTACCCTTCTTGGCAACATCCAGAAGGGCAGTCCATGCAGCCTGTGGGGAACCGGTATCCCAGGCCAGGTGTCCCAATGCATAGTTCCTACTCTCCTTATGGCCCCCATAGCATGCATGTGCCCAGGATGTGGCCACCCATGAACAATCAGGGGCAGCAGACACCTGGTGGACCTATGATGCAAGAACAGAGTTCAACTAGCCAGCATCCATACAATAACAACATGATCCATCCTCCACACAGTACTGGTTATGCAGTGACAAATGGTCAATATAGAATGCCCTCTGTCGGCTCCCAAAGTCCTATTGGCCAAAGACAACCAGGGCCTCCTCAGGTATTGAGGCAACATTTGGCTTCCATGCTTGATAGTCCAGAGATGATTGCCCTCCAGCAACTCTCTGCCTCATCGTCTCCTCCTGTTGAGAACATTCAGCCTACCCCACAATGTGGTGGTAATACTTTAGCTTCTGATGCGTTGTCTTCTCAAGAAAACCAGCTCATCAGGCCTTCCATATCCCCCAAAG AAAAATCTGAGCAACCACTTCTAGGAACAGTTCCGGCATCAGTGTCCAATTCTAGCACAGAAGATCCTAGTCAGAATGAAAAGAAACATATACTGTCAAATAAAGAGAAAACCCACAACAGTGATCACCCAAATTCTCAAACCCAACCAGGTCGCCCACAGCAAAAATCTGTGAATGACTCTTCATTACCCCTAAATGGTCCTCTGCCAGTGCCTCATAAAATCCCAAATGAAATTCCCCAGTATCCCTCTCAACAAATCCATAAAAATGTTCCACAACAATTTATTCAGAATAGTTCTCAACGACAGTTTCAGAATGTTCCTTCACATATTCTGCAGAATCTTTCTCAACAGATGTCACAAAATGATTCTCATCAGCATCCTCAGAACATCTCACAAATACCAAACAATAGACCAATCAGAGGGCCACAGGTGGGACCTCTTCATGGAATGCCACAGATTCCACCTCAGGGGGGTCAGCCTGGTGTTTATCAGCCTGCTACCCTCAGCTCTCTACCTCCTAGCCACCCTGTATCACATCCACTTGCTCATCCCTCTCCAGCTGATCAGGGAGACCAAAGACCTTGTGAGCCTACAAGCAGGAATGTGTCAGTTGGGAGTACAGCCTCCAAGGATAGCAGCAATGCTGACATTAGGAATGATCATGCCAGTGTGCTTTACAAACCACAGCCCTTCAGTCCAGAGTCACAAACCCAACTAGGAAGGCAGGAGCTAGCACCCCTTCACAATCAGGCTCCTCCAATACACACTCAGGGTCCAGAGAGTAACATTGTGACCAGATATGGTGCAACTGAGCCAGCACATCAACACTTTGGTCCACAGATGGGTAGAGCATTAAACCCACCAGATCATCAGCCTTACCAAAACCAGGGACCACCATCACAGGGAAATAACCCTCATCAAAATCCTGTACACTATCCTTCTTATCACCAGCAAGGTGGTCCATACCAGTATCGCATGGCCACACAGCATCATCAAGGCCAATCCAGCATGTATCCTCAGTTCCAGCAGCAGCAGTTCTATCACCACCCACAAAATGGCAGACCTGGATTTCCATCTGAGGAGTGGCCTAGACCTCCCTACCACCCTCAGCACCCAATGATGCCCAATTCTTACCCATCACCATCCACTGGAAGTTTTAATGGCCGACACACGGACAGTAGTGTGTCTCCACATGGCTCAGATCAATCTGCTGAAGGTTTAATGTCACCTATTCCTTTACCTGATGGGTCCCATACCAGTGCATTGGAAAACAGAGAGGATGGCAGCCCTGCCAAGCAGGCAAGGACTGAAGAGCCTTCTGAACGGTCTGAGAGCCCAAAGGAGATCTTGGACCTGGACAGCCACAATGCTACAGCCCAGCATCGTACTTCAGCTCAGCCACACCCCAGTTTCCCATATGGGCCTCAAAGCATGTATCCCAGCATGCAGCGGAGTGGTGCTCCTCCATCCCATATGGTGGCAAGTGAGCCGTATTCTAGTCAGCAGTTTCCCAGTGGACATTTTGCACCACAGCATCCTCATCCACATTTGATGGAAGCTTTACAGAGGCACAGGCACCTGCACCTGCCTTTCTCTCCAGGCCAAACTCGCATGGCTATGTACAGGCATCCAAATGTTGCAGGGCACTTCCAGGGAATGATGGTTGCTCAAAGAGCAGTGGTTGCAGAACACTTACTTCACACTGG GCACCAGATGTTGGGTACAGCATCTCCCAATGGCCGAGGAAACAAACTAGTTTGA